In the genome of Bradyrhizobium ottawaense, the window ATGGGATTTTTGATCTAAATTTTGATCTCAACGAACAGGGTCCCGGGCTGCGGCGTAGAGCGAAGAGGTCGCGGCTCGTCGCACGATCAGCAGCATTTTGAGCGAGCGAACGGGCGCCTAACCAAGATCATCCGCTGGGACCGCCAATGGCACGAAGTCAAGGGAGTTTCGACCGGTGCCGACGGTTGCGCCGTCGGCGATTGAGGCCGGGGCGGTGCGAGAGGATGCCCGGTCGAACGTGACGCCGATAAGGCATTGTGTCCGGTTCGCTGTTGCCTGGCGTCCCAATGCAACTGAGGACGCGAGCTTACTCGAATGTGGACGTCCAACCAGGCGGAAGCCCAACCCTTACCTGCACAGCGGGCGATTCGATTTAGATGAGCAAAGACTGATGTCTCGATCACGCTTGACGATCACATCAGCGCAGTCGCCATCCTTGTCGCTGGAATGCGTAGATCGGATTCATCCCGCAATAGGCTGAGGTACCGGAGGAGGTGGCCATACACTGGTCATAAAACTGGCAATTGCCAGGATATCCCAAGGTACGTCCCTGCAGGCAATAAACGTCCTGCCGAGCCGGTGGGATGTGCTAACGCCCCCGCGGAGCGGCGGTCGAAGGCGATCCAAAGCCGACAAAGTGCAAACACAGCGATGAAGAAAAGGTTGCGCATGATCTAGCCTCCGTTAAGTCTTGAGAGGATAGAAAATTCAGAAGTGATGTTTTGATATTGGTCAATGGCAAAACGCTCCGTAGACGGTTTGGCCGATCGCCTTCGAAAGAACTCCAAGCGTCACTCGCTCCGGCTTTCAAGCAGCATTCCTGCTATTTCTAAAAAGACGCGCATTTTTCAAGCGTGATGGCAACGTGTGCGGCGGAACACTCTACGGCAACAGCCGATCGGAGCTTGAGCACTCTCGCGCTTGCGCAATAAGTCAATTCGGGGACGGTCACAAATCGGCGCGCTTCAATGAGCTAAAGGAGTGGAAGATCGGCCATCAGGTACTCCGCGAGCGCGCATCGCTTGAGATGGGCGACTTGAGCGGGCCCGGCAGCGCCACATGACAGTGAGTTTGAGCTATCCTACGATTTCGTGACCCGCTCGATCCGGCGCAGCAGGGAATTGGCATACTCTTCACGCTCGCGCATGAAGCGCTCTTGCTGAGCTTTGAAGCTCTCGACCCGTTTTCTGATCTCATCGCGTTCGCTGCCGCCATAGTCGGGCACGCTGAGGCAACCCGGCTCAACGACTTTTTTCGGCACAGAGCGGGGCCGCTCGATCTCTACCTTCAGCGATTCGGTGAAGGCCATCGTTTCAGCGACGAGCGCATCGAGCTCGCTCTTCCAATCGTGCATTGACGCAACCCCCACGAAATAATCCCGCCATGCTAGACGAGCCAATTCATCACAAGCCAGGCTGCGGCAATGGCGCAAACGCCGATTGCCAAATAGCGCAGTCCAACCCTCATGGTTCAAAGGAAGACCTCGATCCGTAGTGTCGCGCGTCGGGGCGACACTACATCAGCTCCGGTCACAGGCTGCCCATGCGAAAGACGGTTCTCGGATCCGGGCAACGGCCTCGAATGTCTTTCTAAAGTGGGGCAGCTCTGGGCTTGGCGATATCGCAACTTCCCACACTCGATGTGGTGAAATTCATCAAAAACGAGCTCCCGGGCGCCGAATTCAAGCGCCATCGCAGGGTTGCACCTCGTGTGTTGCCGCCTACGAGCGCCTGTTCCCTGGCCGATTGAGCGCGCGCTACTGTTTCGGCTAGCCGCGGTAGAGTCAAAGTCGAAGTTCTTTGTTTTCGGGCTTTCGATTCAGGAATTCTGCGTCCGACGGCGACAATACGCAACGCGGGATCAGGATCCTCGACCGGTCGGCGGCTCGCGAGCTTTGACCTGCAAAGCTGAATGCCGACTGCGAGCTAGTCCCCATTTCGCTTGAAGCGATATGGGATTGCCGGAATGCCGGCCAACCTGTAGACGATCCCGGCGCCGCCGCGCGGTCGCCTTTCAGCGGCGGGGCCTGTAGCTCAATGGTTAGAGCCGGCCGCTCATAACGGTCTGGTTGCAGGTTCGAGTCCTGCCGGGCCCACCAGTATTTTCAAGGAGGGCTTGGCCCGCCCGTTCGCGCCTCGTCTTTTCGTCAACCAACGAAACAACCAATCCTACGTTCTTGCTCGGTGCCGAATGCGTTCCGATAGCGTTCGCTGCGGTACGCAGGGTGGGCCGGGTGGTGATACCATAGGTTTCGCGAAGCGTCATTTCGCTCATACCCAAGAAGCCCGCGGCTTCCCACATCGGTGCCGCCCGCTGCATCAGCCAAGTTGCCGCGGTATAGCCGGTAGGTGAGACGTGGATAGTCCGACCGCGGGCGAACTGGCTAGTACCCGGAATCAGAGCTGAGTGATACGGCGGCCTTTGAAACGGCGTTGACGGACCTTTTTCTTGGTCCAGACGAAGGGCTCGGCTCTGTCGTTGTATGCGTTGACGTAGGCATCGATGTGTTCCTGAAGCTGCTTGAGGCTCGTGAAGGAGGTGCCGCTGAGCGACTGCCCCTGCAAGATGGAAAACCATACTTCGACCTGATTGAGCCATGACGCACTTGTCGGCGTGAAATGAAATTGCACGTTGGGGTGGGCCTTGAGCCAGTCCTCGTTCTTTTTATGGGTGTTGAGGTTGTCGAGGATGACGTGAAGCTTGCGGTTCGGAAAAGTCGCGGTGACGCTGTTCATGAAATCGAGAAACTCGACGCGGCGCCGGCGTTTTGAATGGGTCGCGATGATCTTTCCGGTGGCGACTTCGAGCGCCGCAAACAATGTTGTGGTGCCATGCCGCTTGTAATCGTGGCTTTGGCCGGTTAAGGCGCGGCCATTGGGCAACTTCAGATAACCCTGCGCTCGCTCCAAAGCCTGGATCGAGGGCTTCTCGTCCACGCACAGCACAATGGCCTTCGCCGGCGGCGCGACATAGAGGCCGACAACATCGGCGGCTTTGGCCGTAAAGTTCGGGTCGTTGCTCTCGCACCAGGACTTGCGAGCCACCAGGTCAATCTTGTGGCTGCGCAGGAACCGCCAGACATATTGGACATCGACATCGCCCAGCGCCTCGGCCAGCAGGGGGCCGGTCCAGCGCGCAAACCCTTGCGGTGGCGGCTTATCCAGCAGCTTCAGAATCCGCTTGTCGGTCGTCTTCGTATAGATCGGCTGCTTGCCAGGCCGCGGCTTGTCTTGCAGCCCTTCAAGGCCATGGTCGGCATAGCGATGCCGCCAAAGGCTGACAATCCGCGGCTGGACCCCAACTTCCTTGGCGATCGACCGGGTGCTGCGCCCATCCGCCGCCAACAGAACTATCCGCGCCCGCTTCAAATCGCGCTGCAACGTCACCGGTGAGCGACAGCACGCCTCAAGCACCTTGCGATCTTTCCTCGAAAGGTGGACTTCTCTTGCTTCGGGTATCATCCCGACCTTGAATCACGACTCACGTTCCAAGAAAAGTGGGTACTAGGGGTGGGCCTCAAGCAGTTCTTTGCGGGCGATCTGAGCGCCGTCGATCCCGGCATGGCTGACGCTGATTGGTGAGGTTATGCGCTTTTGAGA includes:
- a CDS encoding IS630-like element ISRj1 family transposase, yielding MIPEAREVHLSRKDRKVLEACCRSPVTLQRDLKRARIVLLAADGRSTRSIAKEVGVQPRIVSLWRHRYADHGLEGLQDKPRPGKQPIYTKTTDKRILKLLDKPPPQGFARWTGPLLAEALGDVDVQYVWRFLRSHKIDLVARKSWCESNDPNFTAKAADVVGLYVAPPAKAIVLCVDEKPSIQALERAQGYLKLPNGRALTGQSHDYKRHGTTTLFAALEVATGKIIATHSKRRRRVEFLDFMNSVTATFPNRKLHVILDNLNTHKKNEDWLKAHPNVQFHFTPTSASWLNQVEVWFSILQGQSLSGTSFTSLKQLQEHIDAYVNAYNDRAEPFVWTKKKVRQRRFKGRRITQL